In the genome of Ensifer sp. WSM1721, the window TCGGCCGCCGCAAAGGCAAGCCCCTGCGGGAGCGCCAGGCCGCGCACCTAGAAAACCTGCTGCCTGCTCTGAAGCTCGATCTGACTGAAGCCGCGCCGCAAGATCTGGCGTCGCTTTTTTCCGAACCCGTCAAGCGAATCCGGCTGGAGATCGGCTTCGGCGGCGGCGAGCACCTCATCCACCGTGCCGCGGAGGATTCTTCGACCGGGTTCATCGGCGTGGAGCCCTTCGTCAATTCGATGGCGAAGCTGCTCGGTCAGATCGAGGCGAGGGGGATCAGCAACGTCCGCCTCTACGACGACGATGCGACCCAGGTGCTCGACTGGCTGCCCGCAGCCTCGGTCGATCAGATCGACCTGCTCTATCCCGATCCCTGGCCGAAGCGGAAGCACTGGAAGCGGCGCTTCGTCTCCAAGGTCAATCTCGACCGCTTCGCGCGCATTCTGAAGCTGGGCGGCCTCTTCTGCTTCGCATCCGATATCGACAGCTATGTCAATTGGACGCTCATCCATTGCCGTGACCACGCCGCCTTCGAATGGACGGCGGAAAAGGCGGCCGACTGGCTGACGCCCTTCGCCGGCTGGCCGAGCACGCGCTACGAGGCCAAGGCCCGCCGGGAAGGGCGAAGCTCGGCCTATCTCACCTTCCGCCGCGTTTAGAATGCTTTGGATTCGCTCCTCTCCTCGGGTTTAACCCGAGGACTAGCCCTCTCCCCGCGTGCGGGGAGAGGGTGGCCGGTAGGCCGACGAGGGGCCAAATTCAAGTTAATACGCGCCAGCCGATTAATGCAGGCTGACGGTGCGCAGGTCGTCCTCGGCCGCCTTGAAGAAGGTGCTGGAGCGGTTATCCGTCAGGAGAATCGGAGTGCCGTCGGCGCCGAACAGGGCCCACAGGTCGATTCCGGGACCCATTTCGGGCGCCTCGGGAAAGCAGCGGGAGACCTCCTCCGAACGCATCTTGCGGATATAGCCGACTTCGCCTGCGCCGAGATGCGCAAGGTCGCTCTTCGACAGCGATGTGTTGATGGTTTTCAGTCCCATGGTGATGCTCCGTGGTCGCCGGCTTTCAAGGAAAAATCCCGCCGGTTATCCTATTCTGGGACCGAAATGTTAATTTTCTTTACCATGCGGACCGGCTCCGGGCGCACGAGGTCGACCGAGAGGAGGCCGTTGCGCAGCTCCGCGCCGAGAACTTGCATGCCGTCGGCAAGCACGAAGGTGCGCTGGAACTGCCGAGCGGCGATGCCGCGATGCAGATATTCCCGCTCGCCGGTGTCGACCTGACGGCCGCGAATGACGAGCTGATTTTCCTCGGTCATCACGTCGAGGTCTTCCTCGGAGAAGCCGGCGACCGCGAGCGTTATCCGCAGTCGTTCCGGCGCGCCGGAGGCGTCGCCGCGAATGCGCTCGATATTGTAGGGTGGATAGCCGTCATTGCCCTTGGCGATGCGCTCAAGGGTCTTCTCCATGCTGTCGAAACCCACGAGAAGCGGGCTCGTAAATGGCGTTATTCTGCTCATTCCCAAAGTCCTTGCAGCTCAAGCGACCATCTTGTCGGACCTGCCATGCAGCATCCTGGCAGCAATATGGTAGCTGTGTGCAACGAGTGCAAGCCGCTTGCCTCCGCAGCCCGCGCAAATCATAGTCGCTTCTCGGATATTCGGCCCGAAGGGCGACCACGTGATTTCGATGCCGCGAGCAGAGATCGCCGTGGTCCGGCAGGAGACGTAAAGTGTCAAGCGCG includes:
- a CDS encoding Hsp20 family protein, encoding MSRITPFTSPLLVGFDSMEKTLERIAKGNDGYPPYNIERIRGDASGAPERLRITLAVAGFSEEDLDVMTEENQLVIRGRQVDTGEREYLHRGIAARQFQRTFVLADGMQVLGAELRNGLLSVDLVRPEPVRMVKKINISVPE
- a CDS encoding tRNA (guanosine(46)-N(7))-methyltransferase TrmB, whose amino-acid sequence is MTEPRRARATEAFFGRRKGKPLRERQAAHLENLLPALKLDLTEAAPQDLASLFSEPVKRIRLEIGFGGGEHLIHRAAEDSSTGFIGVEPFVNSMAKLLGQIEARGISNVRLYDDDATQVLDWLPAASVDQIDLLYPDPWPKRKHWKRRFVSKVNLDRFARILKLGGLFCFASDIDSYVNWTLIHCRDHAAFEWTAEKAADWLTPFAGWPSTRYEAKARREGRSSAYLTFRRV
- a CDS encoding DUF1150 family protein; translation: MGLKTINTSLSKSDLAHLGAGEVGYIRKMRSEEVSRCFPEAPEMGPGIDLWALFGADGTPILLTDNRSSTFFKAAEDDLRTVSLH